A genomic window from Candidatus Neomarinimicrobiota bacterium includes:
- a CDS encoding type II toxin-antitoxin system HicA family toxin, whose translation MAKRTSKKPRLRWREIKTIIERNGVEVSEGAGSRKKLRKQTSQGSLKSTIHAHGPGSEIPTAFIDQIIDKFGKDEAEFYG comes from the coding sequence ATGGCAAAACGTACTAGCAAGAAGCCTCGACTGAGGTGGCGAGAAATTAAGACGATTATAGAGCGCAACGGGGTTGAGGTTTCAGAAGGTGCAGGAAGTCGGAAAAAGCTGAGGAAGCAAACATCACAGGGTAGCCTTAAATCAACGATTCATGCCCACGGCCCTGGATCTGAGATACCGACTGCTTTTATAGATCAAATCATTGACAAGTTTGGCAAGGACGAAGCGGAGTTCTACGGCTAG